Below is a window of Jonesiaceae bacterium BS-20 DNA.
TGAAAAGAGCTCACTGCTTGTCTGGGGCTGGGACCCTGCGATTGAGCCGGTAGCCGCAGCGTTCGAGGCTAAGTACCCCAACGTCGACGTTGAGGTAGTCAACGTGGGCACCAATGCTGACCACTACACTAAGGTCCAGAACGCTATTACCGCAGGTAAGGGTGCCCCTGACCTTGCACAGATGGAATACCAGGCGATTCCTCAGTTCGCACTGTCCGACGGTCTTGCTGACCTCACCGAGCTGGGAGCTAAGGACCTCGAGTCCAAGTACACCCCGGCAGCGTGGAACAACGTCTTGGTAAATGACGGCATCTACGGATTGCCATGGGGCACCGGCCCAATGGCCCTGTTCTACAACTCCGCTGTCTTTGAGAAGCACGGCGTCGAGGTACCTACCACCTGGGCCGAGTACACTCAGGCTGCAAAGGACCTCAAGGCTGCTGACCCAGCGGTACGCATTACCAACGACTCTGGCGATGCCGGATTCTCCACCTCAATGATCTGGCAGGCCGGCGGTCAGCCATTCAAGATTGACGGCGAAAAGGTCGAGATCAACCTTCAGGACGAGGGCAGCGTGAAGTGGGCAACCGCTTGGAACGAACTTGTTCAGGACGAACTGGTTGCACCAATCTCATCTTGGTCAGACGAGTGGTACCAGGGTCTAGGCAACGGGACCATTGCTTCCTTGACCATCGGTGCATGGATGGCCGGAAACCTTGAGTCCGGTGTGCCAGATGGCGCCGGTGACTGGCGAGTAGCCCCAATGCCTGTGTGGGAAGCCGGTGACACCGGAACTTCCGAGAACGGTGGTGGCGCTTTCTCCATGCTCAAGGGCAGCGAGAACAAGATTGTTGCTCAGCAGTTCCTTGAGTTCATGACTGCCTCAACCGAGGGCCAGACCATCACGCTTGAAACCGTTGGTGGCATTCCATCAACCGTTGCTGAGCTTGCCAACGACGAGTGGCTGAAC
It encodes the following:
- a CDS encoding sugar ABC transporter substrate-binding protein, with protein sequence MASSKKSVARWLSVTATAAMLAGSLVACGSSDKPVETPDAGDVESALDEKSSLLVWGWDPAIEPVAAAFEAKYPNVDVEVVNVGTNADHYTKVQNAITAGKGAPDLAQMEYQAIPQFALSDGLADLTELGAKDLESKYTPAAWNNVLVNDGIYGLPWGTGPMALFYNSAVFEKHGVEVPTTWAEYTQAAKDLKAADPAVRITNDSGDAGFSTSMIWQAGGQPFKIDGEKVEINLQDEGSVKWATAWNELVQDELVAPISSWSDEWYQGLGNGTIASLTIGAWMAGNLESGVPDGAGDWRVAPMPVWEAGDTGTSENGGGAFSMLKGSENKIVAQQFLEFMTASTEGQTITLETVGGIPSTVAELANDEWLNREWEYFGGQKVNQVLADSANNVITGWQYLPFQVYANSVFADSVGQSYENRTDINEGLKAWQSTVAEFGTQQGFDVTSK